From a single Candoia aspera isolate rCanAsp1 chromosome 2, rCanAsp1.hap2, whole genome shotgun sequence genomic region:
- the CCDC51 gene encoding mitochondrial potassium channel, which produces MQRPHLLSLTRTYCSPASKKSEAANTMDTAKVFLCRLSGAGKDWGRRSTQRISAATQRWWDKYEEFVGINEVREAQGKVAEAEKQFMFARGIVRETRETWEAQQLKLKEIRDRLDRVSREDAQYLELATLEHKLLQEEKRYRITYLTAEESEREAFSLFSAAVRESHEKERTRAEKTKNWSIIGSVVGAVIGVLGSTYINRVRLQELKALVFEAQKGPVSLQEAIREQATAYNTQQQDLSDLVARLRNILQLATVTSQEGEGASLTKDGLSTSLKIDPLLVSVKEQLVYSKQIRSFLGSLQEQLSNLEKNLGQMASEVQNIKFVPRPLPGERDLLGPPPEAKSQALEAEELVLELCNTERRLEAQMRKNSIYSTAFTCTILAVAFPMLYILFKGN; this is translated from the exons ATGCAACGTCCCCATTTGTTATCTCTTACGAGGACGTACTGCTCTCCGGCCTCCAAAAAGTCCGAAGCAGCCAACACAATGGACACCGCTAAAGTTTTTCTTTGCCGCCTCTCTGGAGCGGGAAAGGATTGGGGAAGACGCTCCACGCAGCGAATCTCTGCAGCTACACAAAGGTGGTGGGACAAATACGAGGAATTTGTTGGCATTAATGAAGTCCGAGAAGCCCAGGGAAAAGTGGCAGAG GCCGAAAAACAGTTTATGTTTGCGCGAGGGATTGTACGAGAAACCCGTGAAACTTGGGAGGCCCAGCAGCTCAAACTGAAAGAAATTCGGGACCGTTTGGACAGAGTTTCACGTGAGGATGCTCAGTACCTGGAACTGGCAACTTTGGAGCACAAGTTATTGCAG GAAGAGAAAAGATACCGGATCACCTACCTAACAGCCGAGGAATCTGAGCGGGAagccttctctctcttctctgcgGCTGTGCGGGAAAGCCATGAAAAAGAGAGAACGAGAGCTGAGAAGACGAAGAACTGGTCCATCATTGGCTCCGTGGTGGGGGCTGTGATTGGGGTCTTGGGTTCCACTTATATCAACCGAGTGAGGCTGCAGGAATTAAAAGCCTTAGTTTTCGAAGCCCAGAAGGGACCTGTGAGCCTCCAGGAAGCCATCCGAGAGCAAGCCACTGCCTATAACACCCAACAGCAGGACCTCAGTGACCTCGTGGCCCGTCTGAGGAACATCCTGCAACTTGCAACGGTGACATCGCAGGAAGGCGAAGGGGCTTCCTTGACCAAAGACGGCCTGAGCACATCACTAAAAATAGACCCTCTGTTAGTTTCTGTTAAGGAGCAGCTGGTCTACTCTAAACAGATTAGGTCATTCCTGGGAAGCTTGCAAGAGCAGCTTagtaatttggaaaaaaacttaGGGCAGATGGCCAGCGAAGTGCAGAACATTAAATTTGTGCCCCGGCCCCTACCTGGGGAAAGGGACTTGCTTGGCCCTCCTCCAGAGGCGAAGAGCCAGGCTTTAGAGGCAGAAGAGCTGGTCCTTGAGCTGTGCAACACCGAGAGGAGGTTGGAAGCCCAAATGAGGAAGAACTCCATCTACAGCACAGCCTTCACGTGTACCATACTGGCTGTCGCATTTCCCATGCTCTATATACTATTCAAGGGAAACTAG